The DNA region GACTATAACAAGTTAACAACTTTTTAAATTGGACTTGGTACGGTTTCCATTGAACGTCACAAGTTCTCCCATGCAACAATCAGTTACATTGTATCCAGGAAATATAGCATGTGTTTGGTTCGGGGACCAAGTGGGTTGGGTTGGATCTATCCCTATTTTTTGGGTTGGAGTGAACCCATTTCGTGTTTGGTTGAGGAGGATGGGTTCAACCCAGTTTTCTGTTTGGTTCGAGGGACGAGGTGAGTAGAATGGATGGCAATTTGACACCGTTAGCTGTGGGACCCACCTGTCATCGATGGGACCCACCTATCATCGACTGCcagttcttcttcctcgggcgcACGTGCCGTGCCGCTCCTGCCGCTCCCTGTTCGTGCCGTCGCGTTGCTCCTGCATGCCGGCCCCTGCCGCCGCGCTGATTCTGCTGGCTGGCACTCTGCTCCGTTCCTCTGTGGCTTCCTCATCACAGACCAGAGGCACTTGCTTGCCTGGGCCTAGGATCAGGGATGAGCGCGCGGCCGCAACTTGAGCTCGCGTGGAGGCTGGGAATGTCTGACTCAGGATCCAGGTGCCCACTGCATCTCCTGCGCATGGCGGCCACCCACGCGGCTGCCGAAACCTGTGCAGCAATTCGGCAATTCCGCGTCGACGTCCGCGCCGCTCCCTAACCTCCCCCACTCTCTGCCACTGTCGTCTCCTTCGTGGCACAGATTCCCCACACCAATCTTGCCCGATTCGCCGCGTTGTGTCGCTACCGCCCCCGGCATTCCACTGCCACGCACCGCACGGCACGGGCTGCCGGCGCATGGCATGGCCTCCCTGCGGAGGAGGCCTGCAGCAGTGCAGCGCCGCGTCCGCCCGCTGGGCCTCCTCGACTACGCTGCCGTCCACTGCTGCCTCCTCCGCAGGGAAGCCCACCTTTCCCTCCAGCTCCTCCACCTCCGCGTTCTCACCGTACGCCGCCGCCTGCTTTACCCCCGCTGTGTCCCGCCTCGCCGTGCGGCGCTCCACCTCTCGCCCTCCATGGCCGCCGCCATGCTCCCTCGCGCTCGGCCGCACCGGCCGCTCGCCCGCTGCCGGCCTCTGTGCCGCTCATCCACGCTGCCCTGCGCCCTCGCTCGTGACACGGAGGGAGACCGCGCTGACGGGACGAAGTGGGTTCGTTTGTTCCCCTCGTTTCGAAGGGATCAGTTCAACCCGCATCTGGGCAGAATATTCCTATCCAGGTCCGTCCCAACCCACATGGAACTCCATCCAAACGCGGGACGATCTGGGTCGAACCCATCCCAACCCTCATGAACCCTCCATCCAAACACATGCATACATGAGGGAGTTAGGTTCGTACCTTGTTCCAGATGTTAACAGTTTAACCAAGTGTCCTGAAAGCATAACAGTGTAGCCAAGTAACTAAGCTTACCTTGGCGTCTGTAACTCTGTAGGCGCAATTGCTGATAGCGTTCAGATCTGGACATATTCTCCAATTGCATCCTTCCAGGATCTATAAAGACCGGTTCTCTACCTAGTTCTGTGGCTTtatatttcttatttattagtAATAATGAAAGTGGATTCTGGGCCTTCTAGCATGACCAATAAACTATTTTGTTGCTTTTTCCTAGCTATCACTAGGTTACTTCAGCGAAAGAAATTCTAGGGGAGGATGTTGTTGGCATTTTGTTTTTTGTGCGCACACCATGCCTTGCTTGCTTCTTATTAGTAGCCCAAAGGAATCTGTTTGCATGCAGCATGTTCTTATTTGTAGAAAGTCAAAATAACTGCATGGTCCAAAAGATTATAGCTCTTGATAAAGCGTTTCAGGAAGAATTTTAGATAACTGCAGCCACTGTTACTTTTCTCAGATAATCAGATAAAAGTCTGCACTCTGCACTCTATTATTTGTTTGTTTAAAGTATTTACTTTCAAGTGTGTCACAGCATGTTTCATTTCGTAACATGAATTGtgcctttttttaaaaaaggaaaACATGAAACATCACACTCGTGATATGAAAAACTCAGTGTTTATATGGCTTCATAAGTTCTCGTGTTTGTTAAGATCTGCTGCTCATCAGCGCTGCTAACGTATACTATAGTAATAGTGGATTGTTGAATTGTGTATGATAGGCTTTTTAGAATAAGTTTCTACAATCGATCTTGATTTACGAACTTTTAGTTGGATAAAATCTTTTCATTTGCAAAATGGAACTACTTATGTTAGGTATGTCAATTTTTATTGACCTGTTGGAAGTGTTGTTTCATAATTATGCTACTCGATTTTAAATTAACAGAAATGAAGATTTTAAACAGAGTGCCAGTTCCTGATAAACATAGATGCCATTTGCCTGCGCAGTTTCTCCAGAGACTTCTTGGGTCCCTGTTTTATTTGGGTTGCCATCAGGCCATATGCGAATGATGTGCCCTAGTTGAAGTTAGGAGCTGAGTTTTAAGTCAGCTGCACAATGTTTCTTTTATACATAAAAATTCTTGCAACAAGGATACATTGGTAAGTGATATGAAACAGAACATAACTGATGCATGTCTAACTCATATTAGCTTTCAAGCTAAAAAAGGTCCAGACATTTTAACTGTTTGCCTATCATACATGATTCGAATGCCTTCCACTCGCTTCTTCTATTTTCTTTAATATGACATGAAAAAAAGTGACCTCATATCTTAACCGTCTTATAAAGTTCCAGTTTTACCATCACTTTGTTAATTAAATTCATATATCTATGAAAGGCAGAAGGTTTCTTCTGTGCTATTATGTACTGTCGAGTATCCTGTGCAGTCATGCTTTAGTAAAACTTGCTTAGTGATGAGCAGATAAACTTGTTCATTTTTAGCTCTTTTGCTTGCTCCTGCAGCTGCTCATCTAGTCTTGCCTAGCAATGTGTTGGTTAGTTAGACACAAAAACCTACTTGTTTTAGTATCTATTCTGTGACGTCAAAGCAATAGAAAAAAACAACTAGGACTGCTAACATGCTTCTATCAGCCTCTGCTCGTGTGGCCTAGTTTTCCCCTGCCTAGCTGCACAAGGCAAGCAATGGATCTAAAAGACCCTTGTGTCTGTGACTTTATGCTGATCTCTGATTAGTTAGTTGTTTCTTATCTCCTGAACATGTGCTTCTGTTATGCATATTGGTTTTCCGTCTTCCCTCTTAGTAAAATGCTAACATCAGCTATACATTGGTTTTGTTTTGGTATTTGGTTCTCTCTTTTTTTATTGCCATTGTCCTCATACATGATGTACTTTGTCTTTCAGGTCTACCCCTAAGTGAATTTTTTATGCAAGTCAAATCAGGGTCTTTAAGGTAGCTTTCTGAAATGTGGGGTTTTGCATCAAATGCTTGGACATCTGGGCTGGCAAAGAGATGTCCTCCAAATTGCGCCTCTCCCAGTGCTGCTTGTTCTGATGACGAGGCATCCTCATGCACAAGCAGGGAAGAAGGTCTGGAATGCCCAATATGTTGGGAATCTTTCAACATAGTGGAGAACGTGCCTTATGTGCTATGGTGCGGCCACAGCATGTGCAAGAACTGCATCCTAGGCCTTCAATGGGCTATCATCAAAGTTCCAACGGTGCCAATCCAGCTTCCGTTCTTCATCTGCTGTCCCTGGTGCAACCTTCTGTCACTCCGTATATTTTACAAAGGGAACCTCATATTCCCACGCAAGAATTACTTCCTCCTTTGGATGGTTGAGGGGATGAATGGTGAGCGTGCACGATCACGCTCTGTTATTCATAGTGAGCAACATACTCCATGGCTgccaagcagcagcagcagagcaaATGGAAATGCAGGTTATGCAAACCCCATTCGACGGCCCCTCCCGCCACAGGCTGACACATCCAGTGCAAATCATGCCAACCATGGGATCCCTCTCCTGAACTCTGAGAGGGTGCAAGCTTCGCTGCGCAAGTCGCTGTCATTCCTGGTTCACCTGACTGCCAAGTTTCCCCTGGTGTTCATCTTCCTCCTCATAGTGCTGTATGCGATCCCTGCCAGCGCAGCGGTCTTGTTATTGTACATCCTTATCACTGTGTTGTTTGCACTTCCCTCGTTCTTGATACTGTATTTTGCCTATCCAAGCCTAGACTGGCTTGTTAGAGAAATATTTGCTTGAGATTTCCTTGTTAGGTGAAATCTCAATGCTATTGTTTGATCTGTGTAACCGAACCCCCTAGTATTTGTTGTAAGTGCAAATGTTATTGCAATGTTTTGGCTTCGACTAGATGTCAGGTGATTGCCTCAAGTTTGCATGGAAAGGCCTCTCTGTTGCATTCCAAACGATCAGTGTGCTCTGATGCCGTTGACATCCGTTTTGTTGCACAATTACAATGCTCCAAACCTGATGTCCAAAATCATATTGGGAATCAGTTGCAGCTAGTCATAGCCGGAGTGCTTGGAATGGCATGGTGTGCGGCGTATCTGAAGCTTTACTTCTGGAAGTTTCTGCAAATTTATTTTCGGCCAGCCGACGAATCATCTGGTCTTACAACTACGTATTTGGCAGGTGAACAGAATTGCATTCTGAAAACGACAGCAAAATGAAGAAAAGTAAAGTGTGAACTAACAGTACTTGACTAGGGCAGTGTATGAACATCCAGTCATAGGAACAAGAGGGTGCAACGAGCAGAGTGCCAGCACTGCCCAAGTGTTCACGAAAGCAAGCTGAAGATCGTTGTTTTCTCTGCGACATTATTAGGGGCGCAGGAGCAACTTGGCAAGCGGGGAGCCAAGTGGTTGGTCGCTTGGCTGCCGAGGCGAGAAGATGATAGCAGCAACCAGCAAGTGAGCAAGCCAACTTGGCCGGCATGGGTATCTTCCCAAATATACCCTCATCATCTGCAACCCAGCCCACAAGCGTGCCATCGACTTGGCATCTCGCTGGTCATCCTCGGCTCGCAACTTGCTGATCTTGACGTCCATGAATGGACCAAGGACGCAAAGGCGGAAAGGAAAAGCAACTATGACCGTCAGCTCCCTCTTGGACCGTTCGAGCGCGTGGGTATTCAGTAATCGCGAGCGTTGGTTTTTGATCCAACAGCTCTCAGTGGAGCCAGTGTGAGCACGCCCCTGTCGCTAACAGAGGGCCATTCAAAACATTGTACACTCGCTACCAGCCCTTGACAGTTACACACCATCTAGAAAAAGCAACAACTTGGCACATGCTAGTTTTAACGGTGAGCTTTAGTTAGTTTCAAGTGTTCCGGTACTCTGTTCCATGTGGAGGTCCAAATTCTCCCTTAGACAATGTAGAGTACACTTCCATGCATCCTAGCTGGGCATACTAGTCATGTCCATATAGAAAGCGGTATTGATTCACTCCATCTGTTTGTCAAGATCCAAGCCTTTAAATCTTTACTTTCTTTTTTTTGGTTTTATTGAGAACTTTATAAAAAATACAATCAGAATCCACTCAAGGCATTTTTTAAAAAGAACTCCATATATCTGTATAGTATATAATGTAACTAGAGTAAGTACACCTTCATATAAAGGTAAGTTTTTTACTTTAAAATATGAATGTATTCCTAGAGTAAGTACGCCATGCTAAGGGTTACCGGGAGACATATCCTTTGTTAGCATTGGTGATAGTAGAAAGTGTATATGTTTCCATAACTAACATCGATCAGATTGCGAGTAAGAGCTTGTGCCGTGGCATGGCAAAGGTGAGAATCATAAAACATAATTGGAAGCAGCAGGATGGAAGATCCATGTAGATGTGACACAATACCATGAAAGTGTTAAAAGTTCAGACAAGAAAATGCACGAGGCAAAAAATGGAAAGGACAATATGTCCTGATCGGTAGTTTGCACCTTTTTCTACTGTTGATACCGTGTTGGGTGGTCTCATGGTGGTGGAAGTGGTGGCGTGAGATATATCTTCTCACATCAATTGTGATTTTAGATAGTGTATCAGTTTCTACAACTAAAGTCGAGTTAGCTAGACATCAAAACTTATCTAATAATATGCACATAATGATGTATCTATCTCAACTTAGTACTACGACACTTGGTATCCACAAGTTGCCACGTAATTTATGAACAATCACAACACACGACAAGTGTCACCGCTCTTCTTACACGTACGCCGCGTGTTAGAAGATATCGCAATATTAATTTTTAGAGCatatttatttttaaaattaacaTCGAGTTGGCCCTCatcatttcttttcttttctaaccTATCGGTTTTATGAGAGGCGAATTTCCCTCAAATCTTTTGTAAAAGGGTGCATAACTTGCAATCTTTGTTAAGATATCTCTCTAGAAAAACGATGAATGAATCTAGGTAAATTTGATACGATACAGACAACTTCAAAGAATTATATGTATGGTCGCGTATGGAGTAAAAGTCGAGACATAGCCTCCCTCTATCTATATGTCTATATAATAATAACACAAAACAAAAATCTCCGTGTGcttcccctctcttcctctcgtCCTCTCCCTTCCGCGCAGGGGAGACCTCTGAGAACCGAGAGCCAGGAAGAAGGCGAGCGGCGTCAATCAAGCGAGACATCAACCAACTGGCCCCCCTTACCACCGAAACTGCACTTCTCCACCACCTCAGCGGGCGCAGAGGGGCCCAGCACCCGGAGGTGTTCGTCTAATTTCTCGCGTCAGCTTCGGCCGCACCGGCGGGAGGTTCGGAGGCGGGGGCGGGGAGGTAGGAAGCAGCGATCTTGGCACCGTCCGAGCTGTCAGGTAGGTTTCTTTGCTCGATTCAGCCTGGAAATGTGCATTTTTGATGCGTCTCTGGTGTTTCCTCTGGTATTTGGGCGGTTCTTCCCGTCTGCATTTAGGGGGGTGGGGAATTTCTTTGTTGGCTGCATTGAGGATCAGCCTGGACTCGTCTGTCTTCTGCCGGCTGGTTTGTTCTTTGATCAATTCGTTTCTTGCGGCGAGATCCGCACCAACCATCTTCTGACTGGTAACTGGTTCTAGAGATTACCTTTTTTTTTGCCTCATTTACTGGTTGTATTAATATTAATGAGTGGATGTTTGAGGCAGAAAAGGTTGGTTGATAGTACTAGCTGGTCATAATCCTAAGAATTTTACGCGTATATTGCTGAATTTCTTTATTTTTCCAAAAATTGGCCTCGTAATGTTGGCAGCAGAAGAATATCGAAGTGATTGCTAGTTGACTTACTAGTTTAATCATCTAGTGATTGCTAGTTTCAATGTTTGGTTAATCCATGACGAATATCATCTCAAACTGTCGTACTGAACTGCTGCAGGAGCAGGATTGAATGGCTATATAGAGTTGGGCCCAATTGACCTGATCGCCTGAAATGGAGTTGGTGGTTAAGCGGCACCGCTGTACGCACTCCGCGAACTGTGTTTGCCTCAAGGGCCACATCAGTGAGGATGCAATGTATCTCGTGTTTAAACACATGAATTGGAACCCAAAGATGATTGCTATCTTCTCCGGCGTATGTAAGTGGTTTGATGAATTCGCCAAGAGGGTGCTCTGGAAGGAATTCTGCCAAGCTAGAGCACCAAAGATGATGAAGGATTTGCACTCTGATGGAAGCCATATTGTCGATGGCAACTGGAAAGCCCTAGGGAAGCTTCTTATCTATTGCTCAGGGTGCCCTAGGGGAGACCTGTTTAGTAACATCCATGTCCCAATCCCAGGGCACTTTGTCTACAGGACCCGTTTTTCTAGGACGTTGGGGAAGAGCTTATTGCCACCACAGTGCAGGTCAGATGTGTTGTATGTCTCGGAGTCTTGTGAACATCTTGACCAGGGTGAGGAAGGTGACTTGGGCCTCTTCCGGGGTATCTTAAAGTCATTTGCTGGGTCGAATATGAAGAAAATGTTGATTGAGAGGCAGGCAACGTTCCATCCGAATGAGGTGTGTCCTTATTGTAAAACAAAGCTATGGCACTTGATGCAACCAAATATGATACCGAGCAGTGCCTCCACGAGGTTGGATGCGGATGATGATTCTGTTGAGTACTATGTATGCCTTAATGGGCACATCATTGGTTCATGCACTCTGATGCCCTTCTCAGATTCTGAGGACACAAAGGAAGAGTGATCAAGACTTGAATCAGGTATTTGCATGCTTAAGCTTCCTTTTCTTTAGGATACATGCTCATGTTTCTTTTTTCAGTTGCAGTCTATAGCCAACCAATGTAATTCTCTCCCACTTGGCGTCAGTTTTAGTTAATTTGGATAGTAGAACCTAAATGCCTTTATTGTACACTGAGTAATTTATGATGATTTTTGTGcatgttttatttttaaatTGTTGTCTACATATGTAATTCTCTCCCACTTGGTGTCAGTTTTAGTTAATCCGGATATTAGAGCCTAAAATTGCCTTTAGTGTATAGTTAAGTAATTTATTTCAATGAAGCATTTCTTGTTGTCAAAGAAAGATCACCTTCAAGTGAACTAACACATAAACCTTGCATATACTTATAATATTGCCCTTTTATGTTCATGGTTTAATAGATTAAGCTAATGAGTCAATATGTTGTCCTGAGTATATTGATTAAATCATCTGACTGCATACTGAAATTATTGCTATGCATGACAGAGTGTTGGGCTTTTAAGGTGTCTGTGATTGTAATATTCATGCACTATCTATTCTATCTACAGTTTGTACTTGAAACTTTTGATTCCGAAGTTTCTATTAGGAGATTAGTTTGTACTCGAGC from Panicum hallii strain FIL2 chromosome 9, PHallii_v3.1, whole genome shotgun sequence includes:
- the LOC112875347 gene encoding uncharacterized protein LOC112875347, which codes for MWGFASNAWTSGLAKRCPPNCASPSAACSDDEASSCTSREEGLECPICWESFNIVENVPYVLWCGHSMCKNCILGLQWAIIKVPTVPIQLPFFICCPWCNLLSLRIFYKGNLIFPRKNYFLLWMVEGMNGERARSRSVIHSEQHTPWLPSSSSRANGNAGYANPIRRPLPPQADTSSANHANHGIPLLNSERVQASLRKSLSFLVHLTAKFPLVFIFLLIVLYAIPASAAVLLLYILITVLFALPSFLILYFAYPSLDWLVREIFA
- the LOC112877257 gene encoding EID1-like F-box protein 1, translating into MELVVKRHRCTHSANCVCLKGHISEDAMYLVFKHMNWNPKMIAIFSGVCKWFDEFAKRVLWKEFCQARAPKMMKDLHSDGSHIVDGNWKALGKLLIYCSGCPRGDLFSNIHVPIPGHFVYRTRFSRTLGKSLLPPQCRSDVLYVSESCEHLDQGEEGDLGLFRGILKSFAGSNMKKMLIERQATFHPNEVCPYCKTKLWHLMQPNMIPSSASTRLDADDDSVEYYVCLNGHIIGSCTLMPFSDSEDTKEE